A window of the Leptolyngbya subtilissima AS-A7 genome harbors these coding sequences:
- a CDS encoding GUN4 domain-containing protein has translation MMRGNMKRLKRLAHLALGLVLATTLSWPVNPIQAQVDPTAQQTNWAQAQAVDVETLRSHLAAQDWPAADAETRRILDSWIHPGGDILSRPLATNIPPEVLQTLDRLWVEASNGRFGFSVQQKIWAEVRAANPVDSAVAAKAFGDRVGWTRPPGMEDPTFIAGEWLTELEINPSLDAPVGHLPWAGVSWEQISKILSVESCGSCTIDAMYLQGERFNQHLPVLFNWVDTALDLPVPAIGSWQQPQLASSIDLKSLYPDSPCPIYTASSAISSNGAVIAIGSYSYERSCARGESALALWNAERGNRIITLHRGPALEASAQGNPPQEPAGQRTRIVGDVANAVAFTPDSQFIAAGMSYGVVRLWSATTGEPVRTFQGHRYAVRAIAISPDGKTLASASADQTLKLWNLQTGQLLRTISMNAVDGMVHTLRFSPNGQRLATATDQNTLQLWDTTTGQQVRTLVNRATNRYPLLPLAFSPDGQVLATGDRDNSVKLWNATTGARQITLTGHTEPVRHLAFSPDSQRLATSDGKTARLWNRQTYETVHTLMLNQSVGHPIQPVNLGEVAFSPDGQTLATSTLLLPLVQSEPIPGQGITLWSVATGRSLAQLHDVGQFQFSPNGQFLMAQGQRVQLWHPYRGLVQ, from the coding sequence ATGATGCGAGGCAATATGAAGCGACTAAAACGGCTGGCCCATCTGGCCCTGGGTCTGGTGCTGGCAACGACATTGAGCTGGCCGGTGAATCCTATTCAAGCTCAGGTCGACCCAACCGCACAGCAAACCAACTGGGCCCAGGCCCAAGCGGTGGATGTGGAGACACTGCGATCGCACCTGGCCGCCCAAGACTGGCCCGCCGCCGATGCCGAAACCCGCCGTATTTTAGACTCCTGGATTCATCCGGGGGGCGATATCTTGAGCCGACCGCTGGCGACCAACATTCCTCCAGAGGTGCTGCAAACCCTCGACCGGCTCTGGGTTGAGGCCAGCAACGGTCGGTTTGGCTTTAGCGTGCAGCAGAAAATTTGGGCTGAGGTGAGAGCCGCAAACCCAGTAGATTCGGCAGTGGCGGCCAAGGCCTTTGGCGATCGCGTCGGCTGGACGCGCCCACCCGGCATGGAAGACCCCACTTTCATTGCTGGAGAATGGCTGACCGAGCTAGAAATTAACCCATCCCTGGATGCACCTGTGGGCCACCTGCCTTGGGCCGGGGTGAGCTGGGAGCAGATCAGCAAAATTTTGTCGGTCGAAAGCTGTGGCAGCTGCACCATCGACGCCATGTACCTCCAGGGCGAACGGTTCAACCAGCATCTGCCGGTGTTGTTTAACTGGGTCGATACAGCGCTAGATCTGCCCGTGCCGGCGATCGGCTCTTGGCAGCAGCCCCAATTAGCAAGCAGCATCGATCTAAAATCCCTCTACCCCGATTCCCCCTGCCCGATTTACACCGCGTCTTCAGCCATTAGCTCCAACGGGGCGGTGATTGCCATCGGCAGCTACAGCTACGAGCGATCGTGCGCCCGGGGAGAAAGTGCCCTGGCCCTGTGGAACGCCGAGCGCGGCAACCGCATCATTACGCTGCACCGGGGGCCCGCCCTAGAGGCTTCCGCCCAGGGAAATCCACCGCAGGAGCCTGCGGGCCAAAGAACTCGCATCGTTGGGGATGTGGCCAATGCCGTGGCGTTTACCCCCGACAGCCAGTTTATCGCGGCGGGCATGTCCTACGGTGTGGTTCGGCTCTGGTCTGCGACGACCGGCGAGCCGGTTCGTACATTTCAGGGGCATCGGTACGCGGTGCGGGCGATCGCCATCAGCCCTGACGGCAAAACTTTGGCCAGCGCCAGCGCTGACCAGACCCTAAAACTGTGGAACCTGCAAACCGGGCAGCTGTTGCGGACGATATCGATGAATGCCGTTGATGGTATGGTGCACACCCTGCGGTTTAGCCCCAACGGTCAGCGGTTGGCCACAGCGACTGACCAAAACACCCTCCAGCTTTGGGATACCACCACTGGGCAACAGGTGCGTACCCTGGTGAACCGGGCCACAAACCGATACCCCCTGCTGCCTCTGGCCTTTAGTCCTGATGGGCAAGTTCTGGCCACGGGCGATCGCGACAACAGCGTCAAGCTCTGGAACGCCACCACCGGTGCGCGCCAAATTACCCTCACCGGGCACACCGAGCCAGTACGACACCTGGCCTTTAGCCCAGACTCCCAGCGTTTGGCCACCAGCGACGGCAAAACGGCTCGCCTGTGGAACCGGCAAACCTATGAGACGGTTCACACCCTCATGCTTAACCAAAGCGTGGGGCACCCCATTCAGCCTGTCAACCTGGGCGAAGTGGCCTTTAGCCCCGACGGACAGACCTTGGCCACCAGCACTCTGCTGTTGCCCCTGGTGCAGAGCGAGCCCATTCCTGGCCAGGGCATTACCCTGTGGTCGGTGGCGACTGGGCGATCGCTCGCGCAACTCCACGACGTGGGCCAGTTTCAGTTCAGCCCCAATGGTCAGTTTTTGATGGCCCAGGGTCAGCGGGTACAGCTCTGGCATCCCTACCGTGGCCTGGTGCAGTAG
- a CDS encoding WG repeat-containing protein: MAVKHERRWIRRLRLSLWCIVLLGCVMLGTGGCDRYPVRSRDITPQTGQLLIGRWFDDVNSFHEGLALVAPVFNQGYGYINREGKLVIPAEFELAQDFSEGLAAVMKNGLYGFINPSGEMVIKPQFQRTPLPGPQTIKFVADYQFQQGMASVYQNDRWGYINRDGRWVIPPQFDAADGFVDDRAAVRVGDRWGIIDRAGQWIVSPKFTDLYPFHEGLAAAQDGEYWGFLDLTGNWVIPPKYQSASAFSEGLAAVATHEGGGYIDTTGAWRIAPRPARTMAFSDGIAVVESEKSGYIDKTGKWIIKPRFDGASEFRLGLAAVRVDENEQGFGGHWGFIDRQGRWAIRPVYDDAYSFSDGFARVCFGGDRCDFIYR; this comes from the coding sequence ATGGCTGTGAAACATGAGCGGCGGTGGATTAGGCGGTTGAGGTTGAGCCTGTGGTGCATAGTTCTGTTGGGGTGCGTGATGTTGGGGACTGGGGGATGCGATCGCTATCCCGTTCGCTCCAGAGACATCACGCCACAGACGGGGCAACTACTAATCGGTCGCTGGTTTGATGACGTCAATAGCTTTCACGAAGGGTTAGCCCTAGTCGCGCCGGTATTCAATCAGGGCTATGGCTACATTAATCGCGAAGGGAAACTGGTAATCCCTGCTGAATTTGAGTTAGCTCAAGACTTTTCAGAAGGCTTGGCAGCGGTCATGAAAAATGGGCTGTATGGGTTTATCAATCCGTCCGGTGAGATGGTGATTAAACCCCAGTTCCAGCGAACGCCGTTGCCAGGGCCACAAACCATAAAGTTCGTCGCCGACTACCAGTTTCAGCAGGGTATGGCCTCAGTGTACCAAAACGATCGCTGGGGCTACATCAACCGAGATGGGCGGTGGGTGATTCCACCTCAGTTCGATGCAGCAGATGGTTTTGTAGATGACCGGGCGGCGGTGCGGGTAGGCGATCGCTGGGGCATCATCGATCGCGCCGGGCAATGGATCGTCTCCCCCAAATTTACAGACTTATACCCATTTCATGAAGGCCTAGCCGCAGCGCAGGACGGTGAGTATTGGGGCTTTCTCGACCTAACTGGAAATTGGGTGATTCCGCCTAAATACCAATCAGCAAGCGCATTCTCCGAAGGGTTAGCGGCTGTTGCCACCCATGAAGGCGGAGGCTACATCGACACCACAGGAGCCTGGCGTATTGCTCCTCGCCCCGCTCGCACAATGGCCTTTTCCGACGGCATTGCAGTTGTAGAATCCGAAAAATCTGGCTACATCGATAAAACTGGGAAATGGATCATCAAACCGCGATTCGATGGTGCGTCAGAGTTTCGGCTGGGGCTAGCAGCGGTACGAGTAGATGAGAATGAGCAGGGGTTTGGAGGTCATTGGGGATTCATCGATCGCCAAGGCCGCTGGGCAATTCGTCCTGTATATGATGATGCCTATTCCTTTTCCGACGGGTTTGCCCGCGTCTGTTTTGGGGGCGATCGCTGCGACTTTATCTACCGCTAA
- a CDS encoding YihY/virulence factor BrkB family protein: MSPKQVWRLLKEAFQEWNQDQASQLAAALAYYTLFSLAPLLILAIAIASLFFDNGAVRDQLMGQVESLMGGASADFVRTVLDNANRPGESSGWLASAISVVLLIVGATGVLSQLQLSLNTIWNLEARPGIGLIDQLRKRLLSLGMVIVIGFLLLVSLIASSAISGFSGYLNTLMPGLDSLVQLFNFLLAFGLTTLLFAMMFKYLPDAIIAWHDVWFGAAATAILFSVGKYLIGLYLGNSSFGSSYGAAGSVIILLVWVFYSAQILFYGAELTQVYSRRFGSQIRPNKYAVQQKPLPEES, encoded by the coding sequence ATGAGTCCAAAACAGGTTTGGCGACTACTCAAGGAGGCTTTTCAGGAGTGGAACCAAGACCAAGCTTCGCAGTTGGCCGCTGCGTTGGCCTACTACACTCTATTTTCTCTAGCGCCTCTGCTGATTTTAGCGATCGCGATCGCCAGTCTATTTTTTGATAATGGTGCTGTGCGTGACCAGCTCATGGGTCAGGTCGAATCTCTGATGGGTGGAGCCAGCGCTGACTTTGTGCGCACCGTGCTCGACAACGCTAATCGCCCTGGGGAAAGCTCTGGCTGGCTAGCCTCAGCCATAAGCGTTGTGCTCCTGATAGTAGGCGCTACGGGGGTACTGTCTCAACTACAACTGTCGCTTAACACAATTTGGAATTTGGAAGCTCGACCTGGCATTGGCCTGATCGACCAGCTTCGTAAACGCTTGTTGTCGCTAGGGATGGTGATCGTCATTGGCTTCCTGCTACTAGTGTCGCTGATTGCTAGTTCGGCGATCTCTGGGTTTTCAGGCTACCTCAACACGCTCATGCCGGGTTTAGACAGCCTGGTTCAGCTCTTCAATTTCCTGCTTGCCTTTGGCCTGACCACTCTGCTCTTTGCCATGATGTTCAAGTATTTGCCCGACGCAATTATCGCTTGGCATGATGTTTGGTTTGGGGCTGCTGCTACTGCTATTTTATTTTCGGTAGGGAAATATCTAATTGGTCTCTACTTAGGCAACAGCAGTTTTGGCTCATCCTATGGGGCGGCAGGCTCCGTAATAATTTTGCTGGTTTGGGTGTTTTATTCAGCCCAAATTTTGTTCTACGGGGCAGAACTTACCCAGGTCTACAGCCGCCGCTTTGGCTCACAAATTAGGCCTAATAAATATGCCGTTCAGCAAAAGCCACTGCCCGAAGAGTCCTGA
- a CDS encoding fatty acid desaturase, with translation MGIFVALVIVALWLSSLAGLLLVDISQLNLLWIVAAILGRTYIQTGLFIVAHDAIHGVVVQGDRRLNHGIGRLAVSLYAPLSYQKLTINHWRHHRYPGQAQDPDFHDGIHRSFARWYWKFMSGYLNGREKIVMLVKLIAIGLTLIIGFQTSVSNLGLFWLLPIVLSSMQLFLFGTYLPHRAGQANSHYATSSNYPLVLSLLTCYYFGYHWEHHEYPHLPWYHLPSARQFNLETGVTH, from the coding sequence ATGGGTATTTTTGTCGCATTAGTAATTGTGGCGCTCTGGCTGAGCAGTTTAGCAGGGCTTTTGCTGGTAGATATATCCCAGCTCAACTTGCTGTGGATTGTTGCAGCCATACTGGGGCGTACTTATATTCAAACTGGGCTATTTATTGTGGCTCACGACGCCATTCACGGGGTTGTGGTGCAGGGCGATCGCCGCTTAAACCACGGCATTGGGCGACTGGCCGTCAGCCTATATGCCCCCTTGTCCTACCAAAAACTGACTATCAACCACTGGCGGCATCATCGGTATCCTGGTCAAGCTCAAGATCCCGATTTTCACGACGGCATTCACCGCAGCTTTGCCCGCTGGTATTGGAAATTTATGTCGGGCTATCTTAACGGCCGAGAAAAGATAGTCATGCTGGTAAAGCTAATTGCCATCGGTCTAACGTTGATTATTGGATTTCAAACTTCTGTCAGCAACCTGGGCTTGTTTTGGCTTTTGCCCATCGTCCTAAGCTCGATGCAGCTGTTTTTGTTTGGCACCTACTTGCCGCACCGAGCGGGGCAAGCCAATTCCCACTATGCGACTAGCAGCAACTATCCGCTCGTGCTGTCGCTGTTGACTTGTTACTACTTCGGCTACCACTGGGAGCACCACGAATATCCCCATCTGCCCTGGTACCACCTGCCCTCAGCCCGCCAGTTCAATCTTGAAACTGGAGTAACGCACTAG
- a CDS encoding WG repeat-containing protein, which produces MLNSFGYVEPTRSAPTFRDVPSSFWGYRAIQDAYARAFFSGYPDGTFRPTEAIPRVQAIAILANATHMSSPEVAETVLPRYFDDAQQVPPYAKNAIAAGTVGRLVVNYPNPRQLQPNRAITRGEVAALICQSLNLARTVPVQYVAGDRTVFTIPPEMGGFDRFSEGLVSFLVNGKVGYMNQQGATVIAPQFDEGGTFSDGLAAVRVGTQWGFIDRTGAYVIPLQFTTRPDDFSDGMAAIRTASGLTGFIDKTGAIAIQPQPYYATSFTEGLAAISVNGQSGFMDKTGAIVIQPQFEQVRAFSDGLAAVKVRPSPTAGALWGYIDRTGAFVIEPRYYDAEPFSEGLAAVLGLNGDGRTWGYINRAGETAIQPQFFAHSEYQGPVTTPFSGGIAMVRRGEQAGFIDRTGRYAIATQFVDADRVSNGMARVNVGGTWTRVQTGCTQSDGCSYSSQLRGGKWGYIQMPRTANP; this is translated from the coding sequence ATGCTCAATTCGTTTGGCTATGTTGAGCCGACTCGCAGTGCTCCGACGTTTCGAGATGTGCCCTCTAGTTTCTGGGGCTATCGGGCTATTCAAGACGCCTACGCGCGCGCGTTTTTCTCGGGCTATCCGGATGGTACGTTTCGACCGACAGAAGCTATTCCCCGAGTGCAGGCGATCGCAATTTTGGCCAATGCCACCCACATGAGCAGCCCGGAAGTAGCGGAGACTGTCTTGCCGCGATATTTTGATGATGCTCAGCAGGTGCCACCCTACGCTAAAAATGCGATCGCAGCCGGAACTGTGGGGCGTTTGGTGGTGAACTATCCAAACCCGCGACAACTACAGCCCAATCGAGCTATCACTCGGGGCGAGGTGGCGGCTTTGATCTGTCAGTCCCTCAACCTCGCTCGGACGGTGCCTGTGCAGTATGTGGCAGGCGATCGCACGGTGTTTACGATTCCTCCTGAAATGGGAGGGTTTGATCGCTTTTCAGAGGGGCTAGTGTCCTTCTTAGTCAATGGGAAAGTTGGCTATATGAATCAACAGGGGGCAACTGTAATTGCGCCGCAGTTCGATGAGGGGGGGACGTTTTCAGACGGGTTAGCGGCTGTGCGGGTAGGAACTCAGTGGGGCTTTATCGATCGCACGGGAGCCTACGTCATTCCCCTGCAATTTACGACTCGCCCTGACGACTTCTCTGATGGCATGGCCGCCATTCGCACTGCGAGTGGGCTAACTGGATTCATTGACAAAACGGGGGCGATCGCAATTCAGCCTCAGCCCTATTACGCGACCTCTTTTACGGAAGGGCTAGCGGCGATCTCAGTGAATGGTCAATCTGGCTTTATGGACAAAACCGGGGCGATCGTGATTCAGCCTCAGTTTGAGCAAGTCAGAGCATTTTCAGATGGGTTGGCTGCTGTGAAAGTGCGCCCTTCTCCTACGGCTGGTGCGTTGTGGGGCTATATCGATCGCACCGGGGCTTTTGTGATCGAGCCTCGGTATTACGATGCCGAGCCTTTTTCTGAGGGATTGGCTGCCGTTCTTGGCCTCAATGGTGACGGACGAACCTGGGGCTACATTAACCGCGCCGGTGAAACTGCAATTCAGCCTCAATTCTTTGCCCATTCAGAGTATCAAGGCCCGGTGACGACGCCCTTTTCGGGGGGCATTGCCATGGTGCGTCGGGGCGAACAGGCTGGATTTATTGACCGCACGGGGCGATATGCGATCGCAACTCAGTTTGTAGATGCTGATCGGGTCTCGAATGGCATGGCTCGGGTCAATGTGGGTGGCACCTGGACACGAGTGCAGACGGGCTGTACTCAAAGTGACGGCTGCTCTTATTCCAGCCAGCTTCGAGGTGGCAAGTGGGGCTACATTCAAATGCCGCGCACTGCCAATCCATAA
- a CDS encoding TspO/MBR family protein: MFPAWLVIAVVGAAIASASSLIRPRGIKWFKRQRRPDWLKFEFAIPVVWMAVFICGGWSAYIVWKQTQSWWFMAGYIVLELLIVSYNPVMCNLQNLRVGTAIGGAGFVFGLVLALLVAQVDGKAFLLLLPFLLWSPVGTLITWQMTKLNPGQ; encoded by the coding sequence ATGTTTCCAGCCTGGTTAGTAATTGCGGTGGTGGGAGCGGCGATCGCGTCTGCGTCCAGCCTGATTAGGCCTCGCGGCATTAAGTGGTTTAAGCGGCAGCGTCGCCCCGACTGGCTAAAGTTTGAGTTTGCCATTCCTGTCGTGTGGATGGCGGTATTTATCTGCGGTGGCTGGTCGGCCTACATTGTCTGGAAACAAACCCAGAGCTGGTGGTTTATGGCTGGGTACATCGTGCTGGAGCTGCTGATTGTGAGCTATAACCCGGTCATGTGCAACTTGCAGAATTTGCGAGTGGGCACGGCGATCGGGGGAGCGGGATTTGTGTTTGGGTTAGTGCTGGCCTTGTTAGTCGCGCAGGTAGACGGCAAAGCCTTTCTCTTGTTGCTCCCCTTCCTGCTATGGAGCCCGGTAGGAACGCTGATTACCTGGCAGATGACAAAGCTGAATCCGGGCCAATAA
- a CDS encoding alpha/beta fold hydrolase, with translation MLWLVVPLGVVIGVVGFGAIYQALATSRDRRKFPPPGKVVQVNGKKWHYQMMGEGLPTVIVDSGAGGTHLDWQSVQPEVAKFTRILTYDRAGYGWSDVSSEPRTAEQAVDELRQLLRKVEIEPPYILVGMSLSGLFTRLFAYHYPEEVAGMVLVDVAHERMYEDTPVEWVELNKRLEGLLTYVVPIMGRTGLLRLLVTFDSLPMAAGLFQKFPPSIRSLAKALYSQTQFGKTFAQESAAVSVSMHQVEQVRQTKLFPDIPLVVLSAGKPDFDITKEVVEKLQTLHADLANQSPQGVHIVAHESGHAIHLDKPQFVIDAIRQVVEKVRCNGVP, from the coding sequence ATGCTATGGCTTGTTGTACCCCTTGGGGTAGTGATCGGAGTAGTTGGGTTTGGAGCAATTTATCAAGCACTTGCCACAAGTCGCGATCGCCGGAAATTTCCACCACCTGGAAAAGTAGTTCAAGTCAACGGTAAAAAGTGGCACTATCAAATGATGGGCGAAGGTCTCCCAACAGTCATTGTGGATAGTGGAGCCGGGGGTACTCACCTAGATTGGCAATCAGTACAGCCTGAAGTTGCTAAATTTACGAGAATCTTGACCTACGATCGCGCAGGCTATGGCTGGAGCGATGTCAGTTCAGAACCGCGTACCGCTGAGCAAGCTGTTGACGAGCTGCGACAACTTTTAAGAAAGGTTGAAATTGAACCACCTTATATTTTAGTGGGAATGTCTTTAAGTGGTTTATTCACCCGCTTATTTGCCTATCACTATCCTGAAGAAGTGGCTGGGATGGTTTTAGTAGATGTTGCTCATGAGCGAATGTATGAGGACACACCCGTCGAATGGGTGGAATTAAACAAGCGGCTCGAAGGACTGTTGACCTACGTAGTGCCAATTATGGGACGTACTGGTCTGCTTCGTTTGCTGGTCACTTTTGATTCTTTGCCCATGGCAGCTGGTTTATTCCAAAAGTTTCCACCTTCAATTCGCTCTCTAGCTAAAGCACTCTATTCTCAAACGCAGTTTGGGAAAACCTTTGCTCAGGAATCGGCGGCGGTATCAGTCAGCATGCATCAAGTCGAACAGGTTCGCCAGACAAAGTTGTTTCCTGATATTCCTCTCGTTGTTTTGTCGGCTGGAAAACCAGATTTTGACATAACTAAAGAGGTAGTTGAGAAGCTGCAAACATTACATGCAGATTTAGCCAACCAGTCACCCCAAGGCGTTCACATTGTTGCCCATGAAAGCGGGCACGCAATCCACCTCGATAAACCACAATTCGTTATTGATGCAATTCGTCAAGTTGTTGAAAAAGTGCGTTGCAATGGTGTCCCATGA
- a CDS encoding sterol desaturase family protein codes for MFRYFLVAGITYWVFYSPISRSFINPRLRHRVPSWPAIRHDINLSALSALVFALAAGFILSSYEDGATRLYTDPRQYGLWYLGVSYGAVLVLQDTYFYFTHRLFHHPKLFPWLHRGHHRSRYPTPWTSFAFDPLEAVVQALFLVGIVFVLPLHFITVLAVLTTMTVWAVLNHLGPDRLPALFPHHWLGEWVIGPAHHSIHHLKYAVHYGLYFTFWDRLLGTQDPNYTQNLSDFRFGRSDSV; via the coding sequence ATGTTCCGCTATTTTCTAGTGGCAGGCATCACCTACTGGGTCTTTTACTCGCCCATCAGTCGATCGTTTATCAACCCTCGGCTGCGGCATCGGGTGCCATCCTGGCCAGCGATTCGTCACGATATCAATCTTTCGGCGCTGTCGGCCCTGGTGTTTGCGTTGGCCGCTGGCTTCATTCTCTCTTCCTACGAAGACGGAGCCACTCGCCTCTACACCGACCCAAGACAATATGGACTGTGGTATTTGGGGGTTAGCTATGGTGCGGTTTTGGTTTTGCAGGACACCTATTTCTATTTCACCCACCGACTGTTTCACCACCCCAAGCTGTTTCCCTGGCTCCACCGGGGACACCACCGATCGCGCTACCCCACCCCCTGGACCTCGTTTGCCTTTGATCCCTTAGAGGCCGTTGTTCAAGCGCTCTTTTTAGTTGGCATTGTCTTTGTGTTGCCGCTGCATTTCATCACGGTGCTTGCCGTGCTCACAACGATGACGGTGTGGGCTGTGCTTAACCATTTGGGGCCAGATCGCCTACCGGCTCTGTTCCCTCACCACTGGCTAGGAGAGTGGGTGATTGGCCCCGCCCATCACTCTATTCACCACCTCAAATATGCTGTGCACTATGGGCTTTATTTCACGTTTTGGGATCGGCTGCTGGGCACCCAAGATCCGAACTATACGCAAAACCTAAGCGACTTTCGATTCGGTCGCAGCGACAGCGTCTAG
- a CDS encoding nuclear transport factor 2 family protein — MPDQAAPEIELLRAAYAAFNARDIDAALALMTSDVVWPKAFKGGFARGPEEVRAYWTEQWSEINPHVEPVAFHPEDAGQLLVEVHQVVRDLVGAVIADEHVGHRFTIERGLIQAMEVCPLPSSELGA; from the coding sequence ATGCCAGATCAAGCTGCACCAGAAATCGAGCTGCTACGCGCAGCGTATGCGGCCTTCAACGCGCGCGACATTGATGCCGCCCTCGCCCTCATGACTTCCGACGTAGTGTGGCCCAAGGCGTTCAAAGGCGGTTTTGCCCGTGGGCCTGAGGAAGTTCGCGCTTACTGGACAGAGCAGTGGAGCGAAATCAATCCACACGTCGAGCCGGTTGCCTTTCACCCTGAGGATGCCGGGCAGCTCTTGGTCGAGGTGCATCAAGTTGTGCGCGACTTGGTCGGAGCTGTGATTGCCGACGAACACGTTGGCCACCGTTTCACCATTGAGCGTGGCTTGATTCAAGCTATGGAAGTCTGCCCACTTCCGTCGTCCGAACTTGGTGCTTAA
- a CDS encoding MOSC domain-containing protein, producing the protein MTTIGTVESLWCYPVKSMRGVEMPEIFMGFSGIYGDRCYAVKSSAARKGFPYLNANVQQQMLQYQPQYRYPERASKPPNLIEAASIAPGVTPANSDPEDMLLDVVTPAGKIISVEDPELIQLLGEGLDAKTQLKLVRSDRALTDCRPISLISLSTIRQIESECSIPVDKRRFRANVYFNFSSDVVGFPEDNLVGRRLRIGSTATVMVLERDPRCRMISLDPDTGEHNPEVSQKVVQANGSFAGIYCAVLVEGVLKKGDFIELEAD; encoded by the coding sequence ATGACAACTATCGGAACCGTCGAAAGCCTGTGGTGCTACCCAGTTAAAAGCATGCGCGGCGTAGAAATGCCCGAAATCTTTATGGGGTTTTCTGGTATTTATGGCGATCGCTGCTACGCCGTCAAAAGTTCCGCTGCTCGCAAAGGCTTTCCTTATTTGAACGCGAATGTGCAGCAACAAATGTTGCAATATCAGCCGCAATATCGCTACCCAGAACGAGCCTCAAAACCGCCAAACTTAATTGAAGCCGCGAGTATAGCACCTGGTGTGACACCTGCTAACAGTGACCCAGAAGACATGCTTTTAGATGTTGTCACTCCGGCAGGCAAAATTATTTCTGTCGAGGACCCAGAACTGATTCAACTACTGGGTGAAGGACTCGACGCGAAGACCCAACTAAAACTTGTGCGTTCAGACCGGGCTTTAACCGATTGTCGCCCGATTTCGTTAATCAGCTTATCCACGATTCGACAAATTGAATCAGAATGCTCAATCCCAGTTGATAAGCGGCGTTTTCGAGCAAACGTCTACTTCAATTTTTCGTCAGACGTGGTTGGATTTCCTGAAGATAACCTTGTCGGTCGCCGTCTACGGATTGGTTCGACCGCGACGGTCATGGTGCTTGAGCGTGACCCACGTTGTAGGATGATTTCGCTCGATCCAGATACAGGTGAACACAACCCAGAAGTTTCACAGAAAGTTGTCCAAGCAAACGGCAGTTTTGCTGGAATTTACTGTGCGGTTTTAGTTGAGGGAGTACTGAAAAAAGGCGATTTTATTGAATTGGAAGCAGATTGA